In a genomic window of Sphingomonas koreensis:
- the rpoZ gene encoding DNA-directed RNA polymerase subunit omega — protein MARVTVEDCVDKVSNRFDLVLLAAQRARQISGGAELTLERDRDKNPVVALREIAEETVRPDNLEESLVGSLQRVQIDDEEAPDEVGSLAASAEALRLTAAAPPRNQNLGADYDG, from the coding sequence ATGGCGCGCGTCACAGTCGAGGATTGCGTCGACAAGGTCTCGAACCGGTTCGATCTGGTGTTGCTTGCCGCACAGCGTGCGCGTCAGATCTCGGGCGGCGCCGAACTGACGCTCGAGCGCGATCGCGACAAGAACCCGGTCGTCGCGCTGCGCGAGATCGCCGAAGAGACCGTCCGTCCCGATAATCTCGAAGAGTCGCTGGTCGGCAGCCTGCAGCGCGTGCAGATCGACGACGAGGAAGCACCCGATGAGGTCGGCTCGCTCGCGGCTTCGGCTGAGGCGCTGCGCCTCACCGCCGCCGCGCCGCCGCGCAACCAGAACCTGGGTGCCGACTACGACGGCTGA
- a CDS encoding glycosyl transferase family protein, whose product MPAIDAIIPAIGAVAHEAVLFAAIGFLIGGIDDLAVDWVYFSTRLRAWRRPDPQRAPLRDGGRMAVFVPAWDEAAVIGAMLRTALGRYDYADYRIYVGVYPNDPATIAAVGAVAVTDDRIRMVVNPRPGGTTKADCLNALWRALLRDEAVEGAARAIVLHDAEDVVHPDELGLMAAWLSDHQAVQIPVLPLPDRRSPLIAGHYLDEFAEAHGKVLPVREALGAALPFAGVGCAIDRVLLGQIAATRGGVPFDESSLTEDYELGLTVAAMGGRTKLVRTRDSRGALVAVRAYFPASLGAAVRQKARWMTGIALAGWDRTGWAAGGSIGEHWMRMRDRRATLAIPILAIAYLALVAWGISLGIYLAAGTVPPAPEGALRPLLAANFALLGWRIAMRMLFTARAFGPVEALLSIPRLFVANLVALLAARRAMAIYLPTLRGKPAVWDKTPHHFPGESGVA is encoded by the coding sequence TTGCCGGCAATCGATGCGATCATTCCGGCGATCGGCGCCGTCGCGCACGAGGCTGTGCTGTTCGCCGCGATCGGATTCCTGATCGGCGGGATCGACGATCTTGCGGTCGACTGGGTCTATTTCAGCACGCGCCTGCGTGCCTGGCGGCGGCCCGATCCGCAGCGCGCACCGCTGCGCGACGGCGGCCGCATGGCAGTGTTCGTTCCGGCCTGGGACGAAGCTGCGGTGATCGGCGCGATGCTGCGGACCGCGCTCGGCCGGTACGACTATGCCGACTATCGCATCTATGTCGGCGTCTATCCCAACGATCCCGCGACCATCGCTGCCGTCGGCGCAGTCGCCGTCACGGACGATCGCATTCGCATGGTGGTCAATCCCCGGCCGGGCGGGACGACCAAGGCCGATTGCCTCAACGCCCTGTGGCGCGCGCTGCTGCGCGACGAAGCCGTGGAAGGGGCCGCTCGCGCGATCGTCCTCCACGATGCCGAAGACGTAGTTCATCCCGATGAACTCGGGCTGATGGCCGCCTGGCTGAGCGACCATCAGGCGGTTCAGATTCCGGTGCTGCCGCTCCCCGATCGACGCTCGCCGCTGATCGCAGGCCATTATCTCGACGAGTTCGCCGAAGCGCATGGCAAGGTGCTTCCGGTACGCGAGGCGCTGGGCGCGGCCTTGCCCTTCGCCGGAGTCGGCTGTGCGATCGATCGCGTCCTGCTGGGGCAGATCGCTGCGACGCGCGGCGGCGTGCCCTTCGACGAATCGAGCCTGACCGAGGACTATGAGCTGGGCCTCACCGTCGCGGCGATGGGCGGGCGGACCAAGCTCGTGCGCACCCGCGATTCCCGCGGCGCGCTGGTCGCGGTGCGCGCCTATTTCCCCGCCTCGCTCGGCGCCGCGGTGCGCCAGAAGGCGCGGTGGATGACCGGGATCGCGCTTGCCGGATGGGACCGGACCGGCTGGGCGGCGGGCGGCTCGATCGGCGAACACTGGATGCGGATGCGCGATCGCCGCGCGACGCTCGCGATCCCGATTCTCGCCATCGCCTATCTCGCACTCGTCGCCTGGGGGATCTCGCTCGGCATCTACCTTGCCGCCGGCACCGTGCCGCCAGCGCCCGAAGGCGCATTGCGGCCCCTGCTTGCCGCGAATTTCGCGTTGCTCGGCTGGCGTATTGCGATGCGAATGCTCTTCACTGCACGCGCCTTCGGGCCGGTCGAAGCGCTGCTATCGATCCCGCGGCTGTTCGTCGCGAACCTCGTCGCGCTGCTGGCGGCGCGCCGGGCCATGGCGATCTATCTGCCTACGCTGCGCGGCAAGCCCGCGGTATGGGACAAGACCCCCCATCATTTCCCCGGCGAAAGCGGTGTCGCGTGA
- a CDS encoding sulfite exporter TauE/SafE family protein gives MDLYLPIANLSVNAVVIVMLGLGVGLLSGMFGVGGGFLTTPLLIVYGIPPTVAAASSASQVTGASVSGVFAHLRRQGVDLHMGAVLIAGGVLGSGAGALLFRLLQASGQIDTVIAILYVLMLGSIGWLMLSESLGAISARRTGVAPKAKRRRHHPMVAALPLRWRFYRSGLYISPLAPLLLGFATGILTMLLGVGGGFILIPAMLYLLGMPAQVVVGTSLFQILFVSAAATMVHSVTTKAVDIVLAVLLLLGSVVGAQLGARFAARARPEYLRLVLAVMVLLVALRMVLGLAWRPDEIFTVTPG, from the coding sequence ATGGACCTCTACCTCCCCATCGCCAATCTTTCGGTCAACGCGGTCGTGATCGTGATGCTGGGGCTGGGCGTCGGGCTGCTGTCGGGGATGTTCGGCGTGGGCGGGGGGTTTCTCACCACGCCGTTGCTGATCGTCTACGGCATCCCCCCTACCGTCGCCGCCGCCTCTTCGGCCAGTCAGGTGACGGGCGCGAGCGTTTCGGGCGTGTTCGCCCATCTGCGCCGTCAGGGGGTGGACCTCCATATGGGCGCGGTGCTGATCGCCGGCGGCGTGCTGGGTTCGGGCGCGGGGGCGCTGCTCTTCCGCCTGCTTCAGGCGAGCGGGCAGATCGATACCGTCATCGCGATCCTCTACGTCCTGATGCTCGGTTCGATCGGCTGGCTGATGCTGTCGGAGTCGCTCGGCGCGATCAGCGCCCGGCGCACCGGGGTGGCGCCCAAGGCCAAGCGGCGGCGGCATCATCCGATGGTCGCGGCGCTGCCGCTGCGCTGGCGCTTCTACCGCTCGGGCCTCTACATCTCGCCGCTCGCCCCGCTGCTGCTCGGCTTCGCGACCGGCATCCTGACGATGCTGCTCGGTGTCGGCGGCGGGTTCATCCTGATTCCGGCGATGCTCTATCTGCTCGGCATGCCGGCACAGGTCGTGGTCGGCACCTCGCTGTTCCAGATCCTCTTCGTCAGCGCCGCCGCGACGATGGTCCATTCGGTGACGACCAAGGCGGTGGACATTGTCCTCGCCGTGCTGCTGCTGCTCGGCTCGGTGGTCGGCGCACAGCTCGGCGCCCGCTTCGCCGCCAGGGCCAGGCCCGAATATCTCCGCCTCGTCCTCGCCGTGATGGTGCTGCTGGTCGCGCTGCGCATGGTGCTTGGCCTCGCCTGGCGTCCCGACGAGATCTTCACGGTGACGCCGGGATGA
- a CDS encoding TIGR02186 family protein, whose translation MGQAKPVLVPDVSQREIEIAYSFTGADLLLFGAIIHAGGSAAQPGEPPADIVVVVKGPTESVLVREKQKIAGIWVNADRTRYRSAPSFYAVASSRPIRDIVDARTRAIYELGLDSLQLSPASGAVPAVQARFDAGLVDLKKRTGLYYEAPGSVEISDGVLYRGRINIPARVPVGRFTAETFLIRDGRVLAAAVRDIDIRKSGFERWIADAAERSSVLYGIAAVLLSVFFGWAAGAIWRRF comes from the coding sequence ATGGGTCAGGCCAAGCCCGTCCTCGTTCCCGACGTCTCCCAGCGCGAGATCGAGATCGCCTATTCCTTCACCGGCGCCGACCTGCTGCTGTTCGGCGCGATCATCCATGCCGGAGGCAGCGCCGCCCAGCCAGGCGAACCGCCCGCCGACATCGTCGTGGTGGTGAAGGGGCCGACCGAGTCGGTGCTGGTGCGCGAAAAGCAGAAGATCGCGGGCATCTGGGTCAATGCCGACCGCACTCGCTACCGCTCGGCCCCGTCCTTCTATGCGGTCGCCTCCTCACGCCCCATCCGCGACATCGTCGATGCCCGGACTCGCGCCATCTACGAGCTCGGGCTGGACAGCCTTCAGCTCTCGCCGGCCTCCGGCGCGGTACCGGCGGTGCAGGCACGGTTCGACGCCGGGCTGGTCGATCTCAAGAAGCGTACCGGCCTCTATTACGAGGCGCCGGGCTCGGTCGAGATTTCGGACGGAGTCCTCTATCGCGGCCGCATCAACATCCCCGCGCGCGTCCCCGTCGGGCGGTTCACCGCAGAAACCTTCCTGATCCGCGACGGCCGCGTGCTCGCCGCTGCGGTACGCGACATCGACATCCGCAAGTCGGGGTTCGAGCGCTGGATCGCCGATGCCGCGGAGCGCTCCTCGGTCCTCTACGGGATCGCCGCGGTGCTGCTCTCGGTGTTTTTCGGCTGGGCGGCAGGTGCGATCTGGCGCCGTTTCTAG
- a CDS encoding ATP-binding protein — protein sequence MAEPAGVPLTGIGAVFAIGGASSEIVFDPAALDSLSGSADPAIANAGTVGSQVKMRSGPSWLVANVRALRFDDASGRIVAQVDFLGEGVEEKLTGKLYGFRRGVTRYPPPGTGVFPVSTADLRQIYAADDRPHIEVGNVYPTRDIRAALYIDAMLGKHFALLGSTGTGKSTSTALILHRICELAPQGHIVMIDPHGEYSAAFKTNGALFDVSNLAMPYWLMNFEEHCEVFLTTAGSDRQVDGDILAKCILMAKQKNRLAAEFGKLTVDAPIPYLLSDLTQIIQNEMGKMDKATDTAPYLRLKGKIDEIKADPRYAFMFSGMLVADTMASFISRIFRLPGDGKPISIIDVSGVPSEITSVVVAVLSRMVFDYAIWSRGEAQRPILLVCEEAHRYVPNERNADGSSVGRILSRIAKEGRKYGVSLGLITQRPSDLAEGVLSQCGTIIAMRLNNDRDQAFVRAAMPEGARGFLDSIPALRNREAIMVGEGVATPVRVAFDALDEAKRPASNDPLFSELWRHSGGEEASLERTIKRWRAQGR from the coding sequence ATCGCGGAGCCTGCCGGCGTGCCGCTTACCGGCATCGGCGCGGTGTTCGCGATCGGTGGCGCATCGAGCGAAATCGTATTCGATCCCGCGGCGCTCGACTCGCTTTCGGGCAGCGCCGATCCGGCGATCGCCAATGCCGGCACCGTCGGCAGCCAGGTGAAGATGCGCTCAGGCCCGAGCTGGCTCGTGGCCAATGTCCGCGCACTTCGCTTCGACGATGCCAGCGGCCGGATCGTCGCCCAGGTCGACTTTCTCGGCGAGGGCGTCGAGGAGAAGCTGACCGGCAAGCTCTATGGCTTCCGCCGTGGCGTCACCCGCTACCCCCCACCCGGCACCGGGGTCTTTCCCGTATCGACCGCGGACTTGCGCCAGATCTACGCCGCCGACGATCGCCCGCACATTGAAGTCGGCAATGTCTATCCGACCCGGGACATCCGCGCCGCGCTTTATATCGATGCGATGCTGGGCAAGCATTTCGCGCTGCTCGGATCGACCGGCACCGGCAAGTCGACCAGCACGGCCCTGATCCTTCATCGCATCTGCGAGCTCGCACCGCAGGGCCATATCGTGATGATCGATCCGCACGGCGAATATTCCGCCGCGTTCAAGACCAATGGCGCGCTGTTCGACGTCAGCAATCTGGCCATGCCCTATTGGCTGATGAACTTCGAGGAGCATTGCGAGGTCTTCCTGACCACCGCGGGATCGGACCGTCAGGTCGATGGCGACATCCTCGCCAAATGCATCCTGATGGCCAAGCAGAAGAACCGGCTCGCCGCCGAGTTCGGCAAGCTCACCGTCGATGCGCCGATCCCCTATCTCCTGTCCGACCTGACCCAGATTATCCAGAACGAGATGGGCAAGATGGACAAGGCGACCGATACCGCTCCCTATCTGCGCCTCAAGGGCAAGATCGACGAGATCAAGGCCGATCCGCGCTACGCCTTCATGTTCTCGGGCATGCTGGTCGCCGACACGATGGCGAGCTTCATCAGCCGCATCTTCCGCCTGCCCGGCGACGGCAAGCCGATCTCGATCATCGACGTGTCGGGCGTGCCGAGCGAGATCACGTCCGTGGTCGTCGCCGTGCTCAGCCGGATGGTGTTCGACTATGCGATCTGGTCGCGCGGCGAAGCGCAGCGCCCGATCCTGCTCGTCTGCGAGGAAGCGCATCGCTACGTGCCGAACGAGCGCAACGCCGACGGGTCATCGGTCGGCCGGATCCTCAGCCGCATCGCCAAGGAGGGCCGCAAATATGGCGTGTCGCTGGGGCTGATCACCCAGCGCCCGTCGGACCTCGCCGAAGGCGTGCTGTCGCAGTGCGGCACGATCATCGCGATGCGCCTCAACAACGATCGCGATCAGGCCTTCGTCCGCGCGGCGATGCCCGAAGGCGCGCGCGGCTTCCTCGATTCGATCCCGGCGCTGCGCAACCGCGAAGCGATCATGGTCGGCGAAGGCGTCGCGACCCCGGTGCGTGTCGCGTTCGATGCGCTCGACGAAGCCAAGCGCCCCGCCTCCAACGATCCGCTCTTCTCCGAGCTGTGGCGTCATTCCGGCGGCGAGGAAGCGAGCCTGGAGCGGACGATCAAGCGCTGGCGCGCCCAGGGCCGCTGA
- a CDS encoding LamG-like jellyroll fold domain-containing protein produces MRADRRIILVGGGALLAGLSPAVAKKRDTELWTFDSLRRIGGLKPRIEGEPKLIDSPWGKAVAFDGTNDVIFLDRHPLAGAARFTFEALFRPDGGAFEQRWFHLESGADTDPTAKTGTRMLFEIRVEGSEWYLDTFILGPGYRQPLIVPEKRFPVGRWHHVAQSYDGTTYRAFVNGMLQAEAALAFTPQGPGRASVGMRMNKVSPFRGAVRQAAFTRGEALAPDRFALAVPKR; encoded by the coding sequence GTGCGCGCTGACCGCCGGATAATACTGGTCGGCGGCGGCGCACTGCTGGCGGGCCTTTCACCCGCTGTGGCGAAGAAGCGCGATACCGAACTCTGGACCTTCGATTCGCTGAGGCGGATCGGTGGACTCAAGCCACGGATCGAGGGCGAGCCGAAGCTGATCGATAGCCCCTGGGGCAAGGCGGTGGCGTTCGACGGCACGAACGACGTGATCTTCCTCGACCGGCATCCGCTGGCCGGCGCGGCGCGCTTCACCTTCGAAGCGCTGTTCCGTCCCGATGGCGGGGCGTTCGAACAGCGCTGGTTCCACCTCGAGAGCGGCGCGGACACCGATCCGACCGCGAAGACCGGCACGCGGATGTTGTTCGAGATCCGGGTCGAGGGGAGCGAATGGTATCTCGACACCTTCATCCTCGGGCCCGGCTATCGCCAGCCGCTGATCGTGCCCGAGAAGCGCTTTCCCGTCGGCCGCTGGCACCATGTCGCGCAAAGCTATGACGGGACGACCTATCGTGCCTTCGTGAACGGCATGCTGCAGGCCGAAGCCGCGCTGGCCTTCACCCCGCAGGGGCCGGGCCGTGCTTCGGTCGGCATGCGGATGAACAAGGTCAGTCCGTTTCGCGGTGCCGTGCGCCAGGCGGCGTTCACGCGTGGCGAGGCGCTGGCGCCGGACCGGTTCGCGCTCGCTGTTCCGAAGAGGTGA
- a CDS encoding M23 family metallopeptidase: MFLRGDHGFEQAGGTNARSFGRALVVRKATLGDRLRERFPDFDPVPDLGSRIGSGEWFRGVATCAALCGAVVLLSPGFERPIYASVPAALTGTDADIARAQAIAPMAAGSATGTKLAATSLVANLTDTPERPILQSTVTLGSGGALQAALTRSGVGKADAARAADLVAGAVALGDLKSGTQLDLTLGRRVDKAQPRPLEKLAFRARFDLSLELVRSGGGLALNEIPIAIDHTPLRIRGRVGESLYRSARAAGAPAKAVEAYIRSIATRVPIGRVGADSEFDIIVEQARAATGEVQMGNLLYAGLNGGAGKLQLVRWEEDGRTTWYDGRGTGERKGQMAMPAAGRISSGFGLRRHPVLGFSRMHKGLDIAAGYGSPIRAANDGTVAFAGRNGGYGNFVRLNHSGGMGSGYGHMSRIAVRSGQRVARGQVIGYVGSTGISTGPHLHYELYRNGVAINPRSVSFSVVQALSGGDLREFKAKLARLLAVPVGGTRGNKPGTDNAGAR; this comes from the coding sequence TTGTTCCTGCGCGGCGATCATGGGTTCGAACAGGCGGGCGGCACCAATGCCCGTTCGTTCGGCCGCGCGCTCGTGGTTCGCAAGGCCACGCTGGGCGACCGGTTGCGCGAGCGTTTTCCCGATTTCGACCCTGTTCCCGATCTTGGCTCGCGCATCGGCAGCGGCGAATGGTTCCGCGGTGTCGCGACCTGCGCGGCTCTGTGCGGGGCGGTGGTGCTGCTCTCGCCCGGCTTCGAACGGCCGATCTATGCCAGCGTCCCGGCGGCGCTGACCGGTACCGATGCCGATATCGCGCGCGCGCAGGCGATCGCGCCGATGGCGGCAGGATCGGCGACCGGCACGAAGCTGGCGGCCACCAGCCTCGTCGCCAACCTCACCGACACGCCGGAGCGCCCGATCCTGCAAAGCACGGTGACGCTGGGCAGCGGCGGTGCGCTGCAGGCGGCACTGACGCGTTCGGGCGTCGGCAAGGCCGATGCGGCACGCGCCGCCGATCTGGTTGCCGGCGCGGTGGCGCTGGGCGACCTCAAATCGGGCACGCAGCTCGACCTTACCCTCGGCCGCCGGGTCGACAAGGCGCAGCCCCGTCCGCTCGAGAAGCTGGCGTTTCGCGCGCGCTTCGACCTCAGTCTCGAACTGGTGCGCAGCGGCGGCGGGCTGGCGCTCAACGAAATCCCGATCGCGATCGACCATACCCCGCTGCGCATCCGCGGCCGGGTGGGCGAGAGCCTCTATCGCTCGGCGCGTGCCGCCGGAGCGCCCGCCAAGGCGGTCGAGGCCTATATCCGCTCGATCGCGACGCGCGTGCCGATCGGCCGCGTTGGTGCCGACAGCGAATTCGACATCATCGTCGAACAGGCACGCGCTGCGACCGGCGAGGTCCAGATGGGCAACCTCCTCTATGCGGGCCTCAATGGCGGCGCGGGCAAGCTCCAGCTGGTCCGCTGGGAAGAGGATGGCCGGACCACCTGGTATGACGGGCGCGGGACCGGCGAGCGCAAGGGGCAGATGGCGATGCCCGCGGCGGGCCGGATCAGCTCGGGCTTCGGGCTGCGGCGCCACCCGGTGCTCGGCTTCTCGCGCATGCACAAGGGGCTGGACATCGCCGCAGGCTATGGGTCGCCGATCCGTGCGGCCAATGACGGCACGGTCGCCTTTGCCGGGCGCAATGGCGGCTATGGCAATTTCGTGCGGCTCAACCACAGCGGCGGCATGGGCAGCGGCTATGGCCATATGAGCCGGATCGCGGTGCGCAGCGGCCAGCGTGTCGCGCGCGGACAGGTGATCGGCTATGTCGGATCGACCGGCATCTCGACCGGTCCGCATCTGCATTACGAGCTCTATCGCAACGGTGTCGCGATCAATCCGCGTTCGGTGTCTTTCTCGGTCGTTCAGGCGCTGAGCGGCGGCGATCTGCGCGAGTTCAAGGCAAAGCTCGCCCGGCTGCTGGCGGTGCCGGTGGGAGGGACGCGCGGCAACAAGCCCGGGACCGACAACGCCGGTGCGCGCTGA
- a CDS encoding helicase-related protein, producing MSRFSNSPVTAVLGPTNTGKTHLAIERLTGHSSGMIGFPLRLLAREVYDRVVAIKGPKEVALVTGEERIVPPGARWFLCTAESMPTDREVGFVAIDEGQLGADPERGHVFTDRILNARGRDETMILGSDSLRPVLKKLVPEAEIVARPRFSTLSYAGAKKLSRLPKRSAIVAFSAEEVYAVAEALRRLRGGAAVVMGALSPRTRNAQVAMFQSGEVDYLVATDAIGMGLNLDVGHVAFASLSKFDGHRQRRLTIAEMSQIAGRAGRHQRDGTFGSLVEEGPGAFTPEEIRAIEDHHVPALDHLYWREGEPDLASIDALIASLERKPDSPVLRAAPEAVDLSVLKRLAGEDWVRARVRSHRAVARLWAACGLPDFRKLGADPHARFIARVFKHLSEGSGHIPHQWFADEIARLDRMDGDVETLAGRIAAARSWAYIAQRSDWLAEPLHWAERTRALEEKLSDALHASLTQRFVDKRTTVLLRQIGAGASHLPVEVGPEGEVSVEDHVLGHLHGFRFVVDPDARAADKRMLLAAAERGLAAELRRRGDSLVAAPDDELALDAAAIAWRGVPVATIEATGNPIRPRIRLDRALDVLDARVRGAAQDRIERWFADRIAADLPDLARIDALSRDEAAGSRTRALAGLLVEAGGLLPRRAAGAQVEALDPQDRKRLRKAGVTIGTLDIFVPALLKPRAAAARRALLGLSDAPPEGATVLPRATPGAALEFGFRPFGAQAVRIDLAERIAHAAHEARKGRAPFTPDPALATSIGLGPDTLARLMAQIGFQSVRTPRGEPQRWVWKGLTPLAKPKAPPRDTSMGRAFAALAELVDE from the coding sequence ATGAGCCGCTTTTCGAACAGCCCGGTCACTGCGGTGCTCGGTCCCACCAACACCGGCAAGACCCATCTCGCGATCGAGCGGCTCACGGGCCATTCGAGCGGGATGATCGGCTTTCCGCTGCGGCTGCTCGCACGCGAGGTCTATGATCGCGTCGTCGCGATCAAGGGGCCGAAGGAGGTGGCGCTGGTGACGGGTGAGGAGCGGATCGTCCCGCCCGGCGCGCGCTGGTTCCTGTGCACCGCCGAGTCCATGCCGACCGACAGAGAGGTGGGATTCGTCGCGATCGACGAAGGACAGCTCGGCGCCGATCCCGAGCGCGGCCATGTCTTCACCGACCGGATCCTCAATGCGCGCGGCCGCGACGAGACGATGATCCTCGGCTCGGATTCGCTGCGCCCGGTGCTGAAGAAGCTGGTGCCCGAGGCCGAGATCGTCGCCCGTCCGCGCTTTTCGACCCTGAGCTATGCCGGTGCGAAGAAGCTCTCCCGCCTGCCCAAGCGCTCCGCCATCGTCGCCTTCTCGGCCGAAGAGGTCTATGCCGTGGCCGAGGCGCTGCGCCGGCTTCGCGGCGGCGCCGCGGTGGTGATGGGGGCGCTGTCTCCGCGCACTCGCAATGCACAGGTCGCGATGTTCCAGTCGGGCGAGGTCGATTATCTCGTCGCCACCGACGCGATCGGCATGGGCCTCAACCTTGATGTCGGCCATGTCGCCTTCGCCTCGCTCTCAAAGTTCGATGGACACCGCCAGCGCCGCCTGACCATCGCCGAAATGTCGCAGATCGCGGGCCGCGCCGGACGGCATCAGCGCGACGGCACCTTCGGATCGCTGGTCGAGGAAGGGCCGGGCGCCTTCACCCCTGAGGAAATCCGCGCGATCGAGGATCACCATGTCCCCGCGCTCGATCACCTGTACTGGCGCGAGGGCGAACCCGATCTCGCCAGCATCGATGCGCTGATCGCCAGCCTGGAACGCAAGCCCGACTCGCCGGTGCTGCGCGCCGCGCCCGAAGCGGTGGACCTGAGCGTGCTCAAGCGGCTGGCGGGCGAGGATTGGGTCCGCGCACGCGTCCGCTCGCACCGTGCGGTCGCGCGGCTCTGGGCGGCATGCGGCCTCCCCGATTTCCGCAAGCTCGGCGCCGACCCGCACGCCCGCTTCATCGCGCGCGTCTTCAAGCATCTCAGCGAAGGCAGCGGCCATATCCCGCACCAATGGTTCGCCGACGAGATCGCCCGGCTCGACCGGATGGACGGCGATGTCGAAACGCTCGCAGGCCGCATCGCCGCGGCGCGCAGCTGGGCCTATATCGCCCAACGATCAGACTGGCTCGCCGAGCCGCTTCACTGGGCCGAACGGACCCGGGCGCTGGAGGAGAAGCTCTCCGACGCGCTCCACGCCAGCCTGACCCAGCGCTTCGTCGACAAGCGCACGACCGTATTGCTGCGCCAGATCGGTGCCGGCGCATCGCACCTCCCGGTCGAAGTCGGACCGGAGGGCGAGGTCAGCGTCGAGGACCATGTTCTCGGCCATCTCCACGGCTTCCGTTTCGTGGTCGATCCCGATGCACGCGCAGCCGACAAGCGCATGCTGCTCGCCGCCGCCGAACGGGGCCTGGCCGCGGAATTGCGCCGGCGCGGGGATTCGCTGGTCGCGGCGCCCGACGACGAACTTGCACTCGATGCCGCTGCGATCGCATGGCGCGGCGTCCCCGTCGCCACGATCGAGGCGACCGGCAATCCGATCCGCCCGCGAATCCGGCTCGACCGTGCGCTCGATGTCCTCGATGCGCGGGTCCGCGGCGCCGCGCAGGACCGGATCGAACGCTGGTTCGCCGATCGCATCGCCGCCGACCTCCCCGATCTCGCCAGGATCGACGCGCTGAGCCGCGACGAAGCGGCCGGCAGCCGCACGCGCGCGCTCGCCGGCCTGCTCGTCGAAGCGGGCGGACTGCTCCCCCGGCGCGCCGCCGGTGCGCAGGTCGAGGCGCTCGACCCGCAGGACCGCAAGCGATTGCGCAAGGCCGGGGTCACGATCGGCACGCTCGACATCTTCGTGCCCGCATTGCTCAAGCCTCGCGCCGCCGCAGCACGGCGCGCCCTGCTCGGCCTCAGCGACGCACCGCCGGAGGGCGCCACGGTCCTCCCCCGCGCCACCCCGGGGGCCGCGCTTGAGTTCGGCTTCCGGCCCTTCGGCGCCCAGGCGGTGCGGATCGACCTCGCCGAACGGATCGCGCACGCCGCGCACGAGGCGCGAAAGGGCCGCGCGCCCTTCACGCCTGATCCGGCGCTCGCGACTTCGATCGGCCTTGGGCCCGACACGCTCGCCCGGCTGATGGCGCAGATCGGGTTCCAGAGCGTGCGCACGCCCAGGGGCGAACCGCAGCGCTGGGTGTGGAAGGGGCTGACCCCGCTCGCAAAGCCAAAAGCGCCGCCGCGCGACACGTCGATGGGCCGGGCCTTCGCCGCGCTCGCGGAGCTGGTCGATGAGTGA
- a CDS encoding RNA-binding S4 domain-containing protein: protein MSDGTMRLDRFLWFARLVKTRNAAQDMAETGTLRLDGRRIERSSAQVRIGSIIAFPLRGRVRVLRVEALPRRRGPAPEAAALYQELLPGPAAPAEKPEN from the coding sequence ATGAGTGACGGCACGATGCGGCTCGACCGCTTCCTGTGGTTCGCGCGGCTGGTGAAGACACGCAATGCCGCGCAGGACATGGCCGAAACCGGAACGCTGCGGCTGGACGGGCGGCGGATCGAACGATCGTCGGCGCAGGTCCGTATCGGCTCGATCATCGCCTTTCCGCTGCGCGGCCGGGTGCGGGTACTGCGCGTCGAAGCGCTGCCGCGTCGCCGGGGTCCGGCGCCCGAAGCCGCCGCACTCTATCAGGAATTGCTTCCGGGACCGGCTGCACCCGCGGAAAAGCCTGAAAATTGA
- the fdxA gene encoding ferredoxin FdxA gives MTYVVTDACIRCKYMDCVEVCPVDCFYEGENMLVINPNECIDCGVCEPECPAEAILPDTESGLEQWLELNNTFSAQWPNVTRNAGQTPADADEFKGKEGKYDAYFSPEPGAGD, from the coding sequence ATGACCTATGTCGTCACCGATGCCTGCATCCGCTGCAAGTATATGGACTGCGTCGAGGTGTGTCCGGTCGACTGTTTCTACGAGGGCGAGAACATGCTCGTCATCAACCCCAACGAATGCATCGACTGCGGCGTGTGCGAGCCCGAATGCCCGGCCGAAGCGATCCTGCCCGATACCGAGAGCGGCCTCGAACAGTGGCTCGAGCTCAACAACACCTTCTCCGCGCAATGGCCCAACGTCACGCGCAACGCCGGCCAGACCCCGGCCGATGCGGACGAGTTCAAGGGCAAAGAGGGCAAGTACGACGCCTATTTCTCGCCGGAGCCCGGCGCCGGCGACTGA